The genomic region GCGTCCGCAACACCGCCGAGGTTAGCCAATCGCTGCATCAACGCCAACGATCGTTCATAAAACTGGATGGCCTCGTCAAACTGTCCGGTTTCCCGGGCTACTAACCCAAGGTCAGAAAACAACACAGCTTGAGCAGCGTCATCTTGGGTCTTCATCATGAGGTCGAGGGCTTCCAGATAATAGGCTCGCGCCAAAGTCCATTCACCGGCGTCGGCTCGGAGATTCCCTAAATTAGCCAACGTTGTTCCAATCCCCTTTTCGTCTCCAAGAATCTTCTGCAGTTCCAGGACTTCTTGATAATGCACCTGAGCGGAATCTCGACGCCCACTGACCGCACAGATGTTCCCAAGATTCCCAAGCGTTGCAACCAACGCCCGCTGGTCGCCGGTAATCCGGTCGCACTCCAACGCCTTGCTGTAACAGACGTAGGCCTCAGTGTAGTACCCTCGAGAAAAATGTTCGTTCCCTTGACGGTTTAATTCACCGGAGAGTCCGTTCCGCAGCGTCATGAGGACCCCACTAACAGATGCGCCACTTGCTGCTTCGCACCAGTAAAAATCGAATCGCCGTCTCCGACCAAAAGGCTGTCAAAGTTGTACTTCAGGAGGCGCCCAAGACCTTCCTTCGCTTTTTCAACGTCGGCA from Nitrospira sp. harbors:
- a CDS encoding tetratricopeptide repeat protein; this translates as MTLRNGLSGELNRQGNEHFSRGYYTEAYVCYSKALECDRITGDQRALVATLGNLGNICAVSGRRDSAQVHYQEVLELQKILGDEKGIGTTLANLGNLRADAGEWTLARAYYLEALDLMMKTQDDAAQAVLFSDLGLVARETGQFDEAIQFYERSLALMQRLANLGGVADAWRMIGRTFLMQQRYEETIACCQTSQSIAERLRDELRAGGARYVLAQCYEEMGRLQEASNLLELVVDMDRKYSLPKLEENTQRLRVLRTRLLQQFPLQAHQPRSA